From Loxodonta africana isolate mLoxAfr1 chromosome 2, mLoxAfr1.hap2, whole genome shotgun sequence, the proteins below share one genomic window:
- the LOC100662692 gene encoding keratin-associated protein 10-12-like, whose product MADTCCSGACVPAASTMSICSSDRSYGSRICLPSAYTGSSWEVDDCPESYCEPPCCTSTCCQPTCCSPTSCAPTCCAPTPCLTLICTPVSCVFSPCSQVACGSSPCSQAACGSSSCQSVCTSSCEPSCCQQSSCQPACCTPSPCQQACCVPVCCKPIHSDTSPCPAPSCCQQPSCQPTCCTTSPCQQACCVPVCCKPVCYKPICCVPVCCGASPCETPASAPSCCKPSSSVSLICHPVCKPTCCVPISSCCAPTSSCVSLLCRPMCPHPARRGPSSGQKSCC is encoded by the coding sequence aTGGCTGACACCTGCTGCTCTGGGGCCTGTGTTCCAGCTGCGTCCACCATGTCCATCTGCTCCAGCGACAGGAGCTATGGCAGCCGAATCTGCCTGCCCAGCGCTTACACTGGCTCTTCCTGGGAGGTGGACGACTGCCCTGAGAGCTACTGCGAGCCCCCCTGCTGCACCTCTACTTGCTGCCAGCCCACCTGCTGTTCCCCCACCAGCTGTGCCCCCACCTGCTGTGCCCCAACCCCCTGTCTAACCCTCATCTGCACCCCTGTGAGCTGTGtgttcagcccctgcagccaggtGGCCTGTGGGTCCAGTCCCTGCAGCCAGGCAGCCTGTGGGTCCAGCTCCTGCCAATCAGTCTGCACCAGCTCCTGTGAACCCTCCTGTTGCCAGCAGTCTAGCTGCCAGCCTGCATGCTGCACGCCCTCCCCCTGCCAGCAGGCCTGCTGTGTACCTGTCTGCTGCAAGCCCATCCACTCTGACACCTCCCCCTGCCCAGCTCCCTCATGCTGCCAGCAGCCTAGCTGCCAGCCCACGTGCTGCACGACCTCTCCCTGCCAGCAGGCCTGCTGTGTGCCCGTCTGCTGCAAGCCCGTCTGCTACAAGCCCATCTGCTGTGTGCCAGTGTGCTGTGGGGCCTCCCCCTGTgagacccctgcctctgccccCTCCTGCTGCAAACCCTCTTCCAGTGTGTCCCTCATATGCCACCCTGTGTGCAAGCCCACCTGCTGTGTGCCCATCTCCTCCTGCTGTGCCCCCACCTCCTCCTGTGTGTCCCTGCTATGTCGCCCCATGTGCCCCCACCCAGCCCGCCGTGGCCCCTCGTCTGGCCAGAAGTCCTGCTGCTAA